In Janthinobacterium sp. J1-1, a single genomic region encodes these proteins:
- the purD gene encoding phosphoribosylamine--glycine ligase encodes MKILVVGSGGREHALAWKLAQSERIQMVYVAPGNGGTARDARLVNLDISDPQLLADFVQQEHIGLTVVGPEVPLAAGIVNLFRSRGLKIFGPTKEAAQLESSKDFAKAFMQRHGIPTAAYQTFSEVAPAHAYIDAMGAPIVIKADGLAAGKGVVVAMSLEEAHQAVDNMLADNQFGDAGARIVIEEFLAGEEASFIVMCDGKNILPLATSQDHKRLKDHDLGPNTGGMGAYSPAPIVTPAMHARVMREIIVPTIQGMAKDGITFTGFLYAGLMIDDKGTPKTLEFNCRMGDPETQPIMARLKTDLVTVMEHAVNGTLDAVELEWDRRTAVGVVMAAAGYPDDPVKGTPIGDIPAETHDAVTFHAGTRIEGERLVTNGGRVLCVVGLGDSVKMAQKQAYETVEKIHFDGAQYRRDIGWRGLKH; translated from the coding sequence ATGAAAATTCTGGTAGTCGGCTCTGGCGGCCGCGAACACGCCCTGGCCTGGAAACTGGCCCAGTCCGAACGCATACAGATGGTGTATGTCGCTCCGGGCAACGGCGGCACCGCGCGCGATGCGCGCCTGGTCAATCTCGACATCAGCGATCCGCAATTGCTGGCCGATTTCGTTCAGCAGGAACATATCGGCCTGACCGTGGTCGGCCCGGAAGTGCCGCTGGCCGCCGGCATCGTCAACCTGTTCCGCTCGCGCGGCCTGAAGATCTTCGGCCCGACGAAAGAAGCGGCGCAGCTGGAATCGTCGAAGGATTTCGCCAAGGCCTTCATGCAGCGCCACGGCATCCCGACGGCCGCCTACCAGACGTTTTCGGAAGTCGCACCGGCCCACGCCTATATCGATGCCATGGGCGCACCGATCGTCATCAAGGCCGACGGCCTGGCCGCCGGCAAGGGCGTGGTGGTGGCGATGAGCCTGGAAGAAGCGCACCAGGCGGTCGACAATATGCTGGCCGATAACCAGTTCGGCGACGCCGGCGCGCGCATCGTCATCGAAGAATTTTTGGCCGGCGAAGAAGCCAGCTTTATCGTCATGTGCGACGGCAAGAACATCCTGCCGCTGGCCACCAGCCAGGACCACAAACGCCTGAAAGACCACGACCTGGGCCCGAACACGGGCGGCATGGGCGCCTATTCGCCGGCGCCCATCGTCACGCCGGCCATGCATGCGCGCGTGATGCGCGAAATCATTGTGCCGACAATTCAAGGCATGGCGAAGGACGGCATCACGTTCACGGGTTTCCTGTACGCCGGCCTGATGATCGACGACAAGGGCACGCCCAAGACGCTGGAATTCAACTGCCGCATGGGCGACCCGGAAACGCAACCCATCATGGCGCGCCTGAAAACGGATCTGGTCACCGTGATGGAACACGCCGTCAACGGCACCCTGGACGCGGTGGAACTGGAATGGGATCGCCGCACCGCCGTGGGCGTGGTGATGGCCGCCGCCGGCTACCCGGACGATCCGGTCAAGGGCACGCCGATTGGCGATATCCCGGCCGAAACCCACGACGCTGTGACCTTCCATGCGGGTACCCGCATCGAGGGCGAGCGCCTGGTCACCAACGGCGGGCGCGTGCTGTGCGTGGTCGGCCTGGGCGACAGCGTCAAGATGGCGCAGAAGCAGGCGTATGAAACCGTGGAGAAAATCCATTTCGACGGCGCGCAATACCGCCGCGATATCGGCTGGCGCGGTTTGAAGCATTGA
- a CDS encoding YebC/PmpR family DNA-binding transcriptional regulator produces MAGHSKWANIKHKKAATDAKRGKIWTRLIKEITVAARMGGPDAITNPRLRLAVDKAADANMPKDNVQRAINRGSGGVDGANYEEVRYEGYGVGGAAVIVECMTDNKVRTVAEVRNAFNKNGGNMGNEGSVAFMFQHCGQLLFAPGTDEDKLMEAALEAGADDVIADEEGGFEVVTPVHDFAAVKEALEAAGFKAEVAEVIMKPSTETVYAGDDAIKMQKLIDALELLDDVQEVFTNALIEN; encoded by the coding sequence ATGGCAGGACATAGCAAATGGGCCAACATCAAGCATAAAAAGGCTGCCACGGATGCCAAGCGCGGCAAAATCTGGACGCGCCTGATCAAGGAGATCACGGTGGCGGCCCGCATGGGCGGTCCCGACGCCATCACCAATCCGCGCCTGCGCCTGGCGGTCGACAAGGCGGCCGACGCCAATATGCCGAAAGACAACGTCCAGCGCGCGATCAACCGCGGCAGCGGCGGCGTCGATGGCGCCAACTACGAAGAAGTGCGCTACGAAGGCTACGGCGTGGGCGGCGCGGCCGTCATCGTCGAATGCATGACCGACAATAAAGTGCGCACGGTGGCCGAAGTACGCAACGCCTTCAACAAGAACGGCGGCAACATGGGCAACGAAGGCTCGGTCGCCTTCATGTTCCAGCACTGCGGCCAGCTGCTGTTTGCGCCGGGCACCGACGAAGACAAGCTGATGGAAGCGGCGCTGGAAGCGGGCGCCGACGACGTGATCGCCGATGAAGAAGGCGGCTTCGAAGTAGTGACCCCGGTGCACGATTTCGCCGCCGTCAAGGAAGCGCTGGAAGCGGCTGGTTTCAAGGCCGAAGTGGCCGAAGTGATCATGAAACCGTCCACCGAAACCGTGTACGCGGGCGACGACGCGATCAAGATGCAAAAGCTGATCGATGCGCTGGAATTGCTGGACGATGTGCAGGAAGTGTTTACCAACGCCCTGATCGAGAACTAA
- a CDS encoding alkaline phosphatase D family protein, which translates to MASQINRRQFLKLGGFITVSVATAGLTACGSSDYSDAGVPLASGSDWKFPQSVASGDPRPDSAMLWTRVVPASLDAVAPAPASAAEVAVRLIVSATDNSASLGSNKALSGANIVDAKLPLKSDFDNTLRHKVTGLQPGQVYFYQFIAGDVRSNVGRFKTAPAATADVAQLQFAYLTCQDWSINHWGALGHIAANESLDFIVHLGDYIYETVGEAFQSGAVESRHDQLKLPDGTYKSGSSGAKYATTTADYRYLYKKYRTDSRLQAVHERFAFIAVWDDHEFTDDAWQDASTYEGIVAADGSDLHQPTRRRSANQAWFEYMPADVTFDSAATTFQNIQIYRDFQFGKLMQLIMTDERLYRADHAIPEASINPATGKALGSIGSRYLVPQQLFDSVEAQKMAAATKAGADALGAVGMLGTTQREWWKTRMKAATSTWKLWGNEVSLLRMGLNGVDAIATLIALSAMSTVGAAIASTLPLVGGSVPLANAIVAASTAGASTSVAQAAAMAIAGAGSNTAAQGAAAVGAGLSAAQAGITVAAFNSASPTAAAQVIAFGWIKPDVQAKQAASTFVTGSGKAASLAPFFTRFLLNCDQWDGYNSERKALMAHLKTNAIGNVVALTGDIHSFFAGTVSDDFDATGGGTPVMVDLVSAGVSSDSFFSYLKSAAAELGDIGTLVSYPLAIPVTGIGTVNLDINLLDYTMGKTAPTVDSLLEQLRVQLRGALAAKGVPEAQLDATVTAVQAGLKASTDFSGTLLGLAQQLSGLGNNPWIKHLNTDAQGYTVVTLTPGKLVAQFKQVNKLIGTAAPATVIARVTTATVTAGAAAVVVA; encoded by the coding sequence ATGGCAAGTCAGATCAACAGGCGTCAATTCCTGAAATTGGGTGGCTTCATCACCGTGTCGGTGGCCACCGCCGGACTGACCGCCTGCGGCAGCAGCGACTACAGCGACGCCGGCGTGCCGCTGGCCTCGGGCAGCGACTGGAAGTTCCCGCAAAGCGTGGCCTCCGGCGATCCGCGCCCCGACAGCGCCATGCTGTGGACCCGCGTGGTGCCCGCCAGCCTGGACGCCGTCGCGCCGGCCCCGGCCAGCGCCGCCGAAGTGGCGGTGCGCCTGATCGTCAGCGCCACCGACAATTCGGCTTCGCTGGGCAGCAACAAGGCCTTGAGCGGCGCCAATATCGTCGACGCCAAGCTGCCGCTGAAATCCGACTTCGACAACACCCTGCGCCACAAGGTCACCGGCCTGCAGCCGGGCCAGGTGTATTTCTACCAGTTTATCGCCGGCGACGTGCGCTCGAACGTGGGCCGCTTCAAGACGGCGCCCGCCGCCACCGCCGACGTGGCGCAGCTGCAGTTCGCCTACCTGACCTGCCAGGACTGGAGCATCAACCACTGGGGCGCGCTGGGCCATATCGCCGCCAATGAAAGCCTGGACTTTATCGTCCACCTGGGCGACTACATCTACGAAACGGTCGGTGAAGCGTTCCAGAGCGGCGCCGTGGAAAGCCGCCACGACCAGCTCAAACTGCCGGACGGCACTTATAAAAGCGGCAGCAGCGGCGCCAAATACGCCACCACCACCGCCGACTACCGCTATCTGTACAAGAAATACCGCACCGATAGCCGCCTGCAGGCCGTGCACGAGCGTTTTGCCTTTATCGCCGTCTGGGACGACCACGAATTTACCGACGACGCCTGGCAGGATGCGTCCACCTACGAAGGCATCGTGGCGGCCGACGGCAGCGACCTGCACCAGCCCACGCGCCGGCGCAGCGCCAACCAGGCCTGGTTCGAATACATGCCGGCCGACGTCACGTTCGACTCGGCCGCGACCACCTTCCAGAATATCCAGATCTACCGCGATTTCCAGTTCGGTAAACTGATGCAACTGATCATGACGGACGAGCGCCTGTACCGCGCCGACCATGCGATTCCGGAAGCGTCGATCAATCCCGCCACCGGCAAGGCGCTCGGCAGCATCGGTAGCCGCTACCTGGTGCCGCAGCAGCTGTTCGACAGCGTGGAAGCGCAAAAGATGGCGGCCGCGACGAAAGCCGGCGCCGACGCCCTGGGCGCGGTCGGCATGCTGGGCACCACCCAGCGCGAATGGTGGAAGACCAGGATGAAAGCGGCCACCTCGACCTGGAAACTGTGGGGCAATGAAGTGTCGCTGCTGCGCATGGGTTTGAATGGCGTCGATGCGATCGCCACCCTGATTGCGCTGAGCGCCATGAGCACGGTCGGCGCGGCGATCGCCTCGACCCTGCCGCTGGTCGGCGGCAGCGTGCCGCTGGCGAACGCCATCGTGGCCGCCTCGACGGCCGGCGCCAGCACCAGCGTGGCACAGGCGGCGGCAATGGCGATTGCCGGCGCGGGCAGCAATACGGCAGCGCAGGGCGCGGCGGCGGTCGGCGCGGGCCTGTCCGCGGCGCAGGCCGGCATCACGGTGGCGGCCTTCAACAGCGCCTCGCCAACGGCCGCTGCGCAAGTGATCGCCTTTGGCTGGATCAAGCCCGATGTGCAGGCCAAGCAAGCCGCCTCCACCTTTGTCACCGGTTCCGGCAAGGCGGCCTCGCTGGCGCCGTTCTTTACCCGTTTCCTGCTCAATTGCGACCAGTGGGATGGCTACAACAGCGAGCGCAAGGCGCTGATGGCGCATCTGAAAACCAACGCCATCGGCAACGTGGTGGCGCTGACGGGCGACATCCACTCCTTCTTTGCCGGCACCGTCAGCGACGATTTCGATGCCACCGGCGGCGGCACGCCGGTGATGGTCGACCTGGTGTCGGCCGGCGTCAGCTCCGACTCATTCTTCAGCTATCTGAAGTCCGCTGCGGCGGAACTGGGTGATATCGGCACCCTGGTCAGCTACCCGCTCGCGATTCCCGTCACCGGCATCGGCACCGTCAACCTCGATATCAACCTGCTCGACTACACCATGGGCAAGACGGCGCCGACCGTCGACAGCCTGCTGGAACAGCTGCGCGTGCAACTGCGCGGCGCCCTGGCGGCCAAGGGCGTGCCCGAAGCCCAGCTCGACGCGACCGTGACGGCGGTGCAGGCCGGCCTGAAGGCGAGCACGGACTTCAGCGGCACCTTGCTGGGTCTGGCGCAGCAGTTGTCGGGCCTGGGCAACAACCCGTGGATCAAGCATCTGAACACCGATGCCCAGGGTTATACGGTGGTGACCCTCACGCCAGGCAAGCTGGTGGCCCAGTTCAAGCAGGTCAATAAACTGATCGGCACTGCCGCGCCGGCGACCGTGATTGCGCGGGTGACCACGGCGACCGTCACGGCGGGAGCGGCGGCGGTGGTGGTGGCGTAA
- a CDS encoding EamA family transporter: MSTSPLPASSSIPRSVYLGGLAIAVGGAVLFSTKAIVAKLLYRYQIDAVTVIAFRMIFSLPVFAVIAWWQMRTEPPLAWRDRWQLVGLGLVGYYLSSYFDFLGLQYISVGLERLILFLTPTFVLLISTVYFKHAISRLQWLALLTSYCGIVLVFVHDLQSGASNIVLGSTLVLGSACSYAVYLLGSGELVKRIGAMRLVSYAMCVASFACIAQFFILRPVGMLIQPAPVYGWSLVNGIFCTVLPVFMTMIAVERIGAPVASQAGMIGPVSTLFLGAMILDEAITGWQLAGTGLVLAGIYLLSKKK; the protein is encoded by the coding sequence ATGAGCACCAGTCCCTTGCCCGCGTCATCCTCCATCCCCCGCTCCGTCTACCTCGGTGGCCTGGCCATCGCTGTCGGCGGGGCGGTGCTGTTTTCCACCAAGGCCATCGTCGCCAAGCTGCTGTACCGCTACCAGATCGATGCGGTCACGGTGATCGCCTTCCGCATGATCTTTTCGCTACCGGTGTTTGCGGTGATTGCCTGGTGGCAGATGCGCACCGAGCCGCCGCTGGCGTGGCGCGACCGCTGGCAGCTGGTGGGCCTGGGCCTGGTCGGCTACTACCTGTCCAGCTATTTCGATTTCCTGGGGCTGCAATATATTTCCGTCGGCCTGGAACGGCTGATTTTGTTCCTCACGCCCACCTTCGTGCTGCTGATCAGCACCGTCTATTTCAAGCACGCCATCAGCCGCCTGCAGTGGCTGGCGCTGCTGACCTCGTATTGCGGCATCGTGCTGGTCTTCGTGCATGACCTGCAATCGGGCGCCAGCAATATCGTGCTCGGTTCGACCCTGGTACTGGGTTCGGCCTGTTCGTATGCCGTCTACCTGCTGGGCTCTGGCGAACTGGTGAAACGCATCGGCGCCATGCGGCTGGTGTCGTACGCGATGTGCGTGGCCAGCTTTGCCTGCATCGCCCAGTTCTTTATCCTGCGCCCGGTCGGCATGCTGATCCAGCCGGCGCCCGTGTATGGCTGGTCGCTGGTGAACGGCATCTTTTGCACCGTGCTGCCGGTGTTCATGACCATGATCGCCGTCGAGCGCATCGGCGCGCCCGTCGCTTCGCAGGCCGGCATGATCGGCCCCGTCTCGACCTTGTTCCTGGGCGCCATGATCCTCGACGAAGCGATCACCGGCTGGCAGCTGGCCGGCACCGGCCTGGTATTGGCCGGCATCTACCTGCTTTCCAAGAAAAAATAA
- a CDS encoding methylglyoxal synthase has translation MKTRIALIAHDKKKDDMITLAGEYRDFLASCELTATGTTGGRLINELGLAVERKHSGPFGGDLQIGALLVEGLIDCVIFLRDPMTPQPHEPDINALVRACDVHNVACATNLSTAHLVLSQLQALAKAEAV, from the coding sequence ATGAAAACACGCATCGCCCTGATTGCCCACGACAAGAAAAAAGATGACATGATCACCCTGGCGGGCGAATACCGGGACTTCCTTGCCAGCTGCGAGCTGACGGCCACCGGCACCACGGGCGGACGCCTGATCAACGAGCTGGGCCTGGCGGTCGAGCGCAAGCATTCGGGCCCCTTCGGCGGCGACCTGCAGATCGGCGCGCTGCTGGTCGAAGGCCTGATCGATTGCGTGATCTTCCTGCGCGACCCGATGACGCCGCAGCCGCACGAACCGGACATCAACGCCCTGGTGCGCGCCTGCGACGTGCACAATGTGGCGTGCGCCACCAATCTGTCGACGGCCCATCTGGTGCTGTCGCAACTGCAAGCGCTGGCCAAAGCCGAAGCAGTTTGA
- a CDS encoding quinone oxidoreductase — translation MSEIITTKAIRMHRTGGPEVMEYVDVELAPPGPGEARVKHEAIGLNFIDVYFRTGLYPQLLPAGLGVEGAGIVEAVGEGVTDIKVGDRVAYAARINGAYAEQRNIPAALLLALPDRIGFDTAAAMMLQGLTVQYLFHRTVALKAGDTILFHAAAGGVGLIACQWAKVLGVNLIGTVGSDDKAQLALAHGAAHVINYNTENFVERVREITGGKGVSVVYDSIGKDTFTGSLDCLAPLGMMVSFGNASGPVPAFTLSELASRGSLFITRPALFSYASDREKLEEMSASLFGVVSSGEVQVEVRQRYKLADIAQAHRDLEGRKTSGSTIIVP, via the coding sequence ATGAGTGAAATAATTACCACCAAGGCGATCCGCATGCACCGCACGGGTGGCCCTGAAGTGATGGAGTATGTCGACGTGGAGCTGGCGCCGCCCGGCCCCGGCGAAGCGCGCGTGAAGCATGAGGCGATCGGCCTCAATTTCATCGACGTGTATTTCCGCACCGGCCTGTATCCGCAGCTGCTGCCGGCCGGCCTGGGCGTGGAGGGCGCGGGCATTGTCGAGGCGGTGGGCGAGGGCGTCACCGACATCAAGGTGGGCGACAGGGTGGCGTATGCGGCGCGCATCAATGGCGCGTATGCCGAGCAGCGCAATATCCCGGCGGCGCTGCTGCTGGCGCTGCCCGACCGCATCGGCTTCGACACGGCCGCCGCCATGATGCTGCAAGGCCTGACGGTGCAATACCTGTTTCACCGCACGGTGGCGCTGAAGGCGGGCGACACGATTCTGTTCCACGCGGCCGCCGGCGGCGTCGGCCTGATCGCCTGCCAGTGGGCGAAAGTGCTGGGCGTGAACCTGATCGGCACGGTCGGCTCGGACGACAAGGCGCAGCTGGCGCTGGCCCATGGCGCGGCCCACGTCATCAACTACAACACGGAAAACTTTGTCGAGCGCGTGCGCGAGATCACGGGCGGCAAGGGCGTCTCGGTGGTGTACGACTCGATCGGCAAGGATACCTTCACCGGTTCGCTGGACTGCCTGGCGCCGCTGGGCATGATGGTCAGCTTCGGCAATGCCTCCGGCCCGGTGCCGGCATTTACCTTGAGCGAACTGGCGTCGCGCGGCTCGCTGTTCATCACGCGCCCGGCCCTGTTCAGCTATGCCTCGGACCGCGAAAAGCTCGAAGAGATGTCGGCCTCGCTGTTCGGCGTCGTCAGCAGCGGCGAAGTGCAGGTCGAAGTGCGCCAGCGCTACAAGCTGGCCGATATCGCCCAGGCCCATCGCGACCTGGAAGGGCGCAAGACCTCCGGTTCCACCATCATCGTGCCATGA
- a CDS encoding DUF4136 domain-containing protein — translation MTALTVLLTGCATTIRSDVTAFHDWPAQQNDKSYVFVAPPAEEDTLEYRSYQNLVRAELAKHGFGEASGPDSAKLRISMRFGTMDVPERVLQATDPFWYGPGYWPGRYGYRYGAWPGYGRFGYSPFWGGPMEVEETVRHKFERELRVTINENTGKKLYDVSVHSTSGKRATPQVMPAMVASAFADFPGRSGVPRKVEVKVE, via the coding sequence ATGACTGCGCTGACGGTGCTGCTGACCGGCTGCGCCACCACCATCCGCAGCGATGTCACGGCGTTCCACGACTGGCCGGCCCAGCAGAACGACAAATCGTATGTCTTCGTGGCGCCGCCCGCCGAGGAAGACACGCTGGAATACCGCAGCTACCAGAACCTGGTGCGCGCCGAACTGGCCAAGCATGGCTTTGGCGAAGCGTCGGGCCCGGACAGCGCCAAGCTGCGCATCAGCATGCGCTTCGGCACCATGGATGTGCCTGAGCGCGTGCTGCAGGCCACCGATCCGTTCTGGTACGGTCCCGGCTACTGGCCTGGCCGTTATGGCTATCGCTACGGCGCCTGGCCCGGCTATGGCCGCTTCGGCTACAGCCCGTTCTGGGGTGGTCCGATGGAAGTGGAAGAGACCGTGCGCCATAAATTCGAACGCGAACTGCGCGTGACGATCAATGAAAACACGGGCAAGAAACTGTATGACGTGAGCGTGCATTCGACCAGCGGCAAGCGCGCCACGCCGCAAGTGATGCCGGCCATGGTGGCCAGCGCCTTTGCCGATTTCCCGGGCCGCAGCGGCGTGCCGCGCAAGGTGGAAGTCAAGGTCGAATAA
- the pepN gene encoding aminopeptidase N, whose product MRTDSPQTIYRQDYTPPSYLVDTVELGFDLDPARTIVASRIRMHHNPDSTSRSIELHGEHIELVQVRLNGKVLKPSQYKLTASMLTIPKAPDDVELDIETILAPQDNTSLSGLYVSNHNFFTQCEAEGFRRITFFPDRPDVMAKYTVMLRADKEQYPVLLSNGNLIEEGDLGDGRHYAKWEDPFKKPSYLFALVAARLVCQEERYTLNSGREVLLQVWVEDGNLDKTDYAMQSLKNSIRWDEERFGLELDLDRFMIVAVGDFNMGAMENKGLNIFNTKYVLANSRVATDVDYAGIEAVVGHEYFHNWTGNRVTCRDWFQLSLKEGLTVFRDQEFSADMIGTDTGRAVTRIDQVRTLRQAQFPEDAGPMAHPVRPDSFVEINNFYTVTIYEKGAEVVRMYQTLVGREGFRKGMDLYFERHDGQAVQCDDFRAAMADANGRDFNQFERWYSQAGTPIVQAETRYDAAGKTFELTLRQSCPATPGQAEKLPFHIPVTVGLLGADGRDLPLQLEGGDVIAGTSAVLELTEGWQTFRFINVEELPVPSLLRDFSAPVVLEYAYTDAELLHLFRHDSDPVNRWEAGQRLAMARLLTLTAQVAAGETLALDDTFIEAQRALLADETLDPAFRELALILPSETIIAERMAQVDPQAIHTARQFMRRTIAAALKPELLAQYHANQTPGDYSPDALSAGKRALKNLALAYLLIAPEADELALAQRQFDGAGNMTDRAAALGALIHSGAQEASQAALTSFYSDFQGEALVVDKWFAMQAAAPTTDLAAVRELMTHPAFTLKNPNRARSLIFNFTNGNPSQFHAPDGSGYAYWAEQVIALDALNPQVAARLARSMDRWRRYLPALQTHMRAALEQVAGQASLSNDVMEVVSKALAN is encoded by the coding sequence ATGCGCACAGACAGCCCTCAGACGATTTACCGCCAGGACTACACGCCGCCCAGCTATCTGGTCGACACCGTGGAACTGGGTTTCGATCTCGATCCCGCCCGCACGATAGTGGCGAGCCGGATCCGCATGCATCACAATCCCGACAGCACCAGCCGCAGCATCGAACTGCACGGCGAGCATATCGAACTGGTACAGGTGCGCCTGAACGGCAAGGTACTGAAGCCCTCGCAATACAAGCTGACGGCCAGCATGCTGACCATTCCGAAAGCGCCTGACGACGTCGAACTCGATATCGAAACCATCCTCGCGCCGCAGGACAATACGTCCCTGTCCGGCCTGTATGTATCGAACCATAACTTCTTCACCCAGTGCGAAGCCGAGGGTTTTCGCCGCATCACCTTCTTCCCGGACCGCCCGGACGTGATGGCGAAATACACCGTCATGCTGCGCGCCGACAAGGAGCAATATCCGGTGCTGCTGTCGAACGGTAACCTGATCGAAGAGGGCGACCTCGGTGACGGCCGCCATTACGCCAAGTGGGAAGATCCGTTCAAGAAGCCTTCCTATCTGTTCGCGCTGGTCGCCGCGCGCCTGGTCTGCCAGGAAGAGCGCTACACGCTCAACTCGGGCCGCGAAGTGCTGCTGCAGGTATGGGTCGAAGACGGCAACCTCGATAAAACCGACTACGCCATGCAGTCGCTGAAAAACTCGATCCGCTGGGACGAAGAGCGCTTCGGCCTGGAGCTGGACCTGGACCGCTTCATGATCGTCGCCGTCGGCGACTTCAACATGGGCGCGATGGAAAACAAGGGCCTGAACATCTTCAACACCAAATACGTGCTGGCCAACTCGCGCGTGGCCACCGACGTCGATTACGCCGGCATCGAAGCGGTGGTGGGCCACGAATATTTTCACAACTGGACCGGCAACCGCGTGACGTGCCGCGACTGGTTCCAGTTGTCGCTGAAAGAAGGCCTGACGGTGTTCCGCGACCAGGAATTCTCGGCCGACATGATCGGCACCGACACCGGCCGCGCCGTGACCCGCATCGACCAGGTGCGGACCCTGCGCCAGGCGCAGTTCCCGGAGGACGCCGGCCCGATGGCGCACCCGGTGCGCCCCGACTCCTTCGTCGAGATCAACAATTTTTACACCGTCACGATCTACGAAAAAGGCGCCGAAGTGGTGCGCATGTATCAGACCCTGGTGGGCCGCGAGGGCTTCCGCAAGGGCATGGACCTGTATTTCGAACGCCACGATGGCCAGGCCGTGCAGTGCGACGACTTCCGCGCCGCCATGGCCGATGCCAACGGCCGCGACTTCAATCAGTTCGAACGCTGGTACAGCCAGGCCGGCACACCCATCGTGCAAGCCGAAACGCGCTACGACGCCGCCGGAAAAACCTTCGAGCTGACCCTGCGGCAAAGCTGCCCGGCCACGCCCGGCCAGGCCGAAAAGCTGCCGTTCCATATTCCCGTCACCGTGGGGCTCTTGGGCGCCGATGGCCGCGACCTGCCTTTGCAGCTGGAAGGCGGCGACGTCATCGCCGGCACCAGCGCCGTGCTGGAACTGACCGAAGGCTGGCAGACCTTCCGCTTCATCAATGTGGAAGAACTGCCCGTGCCGTCGCTGCTGCGCGACTTTTCCGCGCCGGTGGTGCTGGAATATGCCTACACCGACGCCGAACTGCTGCACCTGTTCCGCCACGACAGCGACCCTGTCAACCGCTGGGAAGCGGGCCAGCGCCTGGCCATGGCGCGCCTGCTGACACTGACGGCGCAAGTGGCCGCCGGCGAAACGCTGGCGCTGGACGACACCTTTATCGAAGCGCAGCGCGCCTTGCTGGCCGACGAGACGCTGGACCCGGCCTTCCGCGAGCTGGCCCTGATCCTGCCGTCGGAGACCATCATCGCCGAGCGCATGGCGCAGGTCGACCCGCAGGCGATTCACACGGCGCGCCAGTTCATGCGCCGCACGATTGCCGCCGCACTGAAACCGGAACTGCTGGCGCAATACCACGCCAACCAGACGCCGGGCGACTACAGCCCCGACGCCCTGTCGGCCGGCAAGCGCGCGCTAAAAAACCTGGCGCTCGCTTACCTCTTGATCGCGCCCGAAGCGGACGAACTGGCGCTGGCGCAGCGGCAGTTCGACGGCGCCGGCAACATGACCGACCGCGCGGCCGCGCTGGGCGCCCTGATCCACTCCGGCGCCCAGGAAGCGTCGCAAGCGGCCCTGACCAGTTTCTACAGCGACTTCCAGGGCGAAGCGCTGGTGGTGGACAAATGGTTCGCCATGCAGGCGGCCGCACCGACCACCGACCTGGCGGCCGTGCGCGAGCTGATGACGCATCCGGCCTTCACCTTGAAGAACCCGAACCGCGCGCGCAGCCTGATCTTCAATTTCACCAACGGCAATCCGTCGCAGTTCCACGCGCCGGACGGCAGCGGCTACGCCTACTGGGCCGAGCAGGTGATCGCGCTCGACGCGTTAAATCCGCAAGTGGCGGCGCGCCTGGCGCGCTCGATGGACCGCTGGCGCCGCTACCTGCCGGCCCTGCAAACCCATATGCGCGCCGCGCTGGAACAGGTCGCCGGCCAGGCCAGCCTGTCGAACGACGTGATGGAAGTCGTTTCCAAGGCGTTGGCGAACTAA